The Neisseria sicca genome includes a window with the following:
- a CDS encoding ComEA family DNA-binding protein, translated as MKKLLFAALSVLTASLSLAAVNINTASSSELEALPGIGPAKAKAIVDYRQQHGAFKSVEELKNVKGIGEGIFSKLKAEATVAPAPANSKAKNAVPSPKK; from the coding sequence ATGAAAAAACTCCTCTTTGCCGCACTCTCCGTTTTAACTGCCTCGCTGTCGCTGGCAGCCGTCAACATCAATACCGCCTCTTCTTCCGAATTGGAAGCCCTGCCCGGCATCGGTCCGGCCAAAGCGAAAGCCATTGTGGACTACCGTCAGCAGCATGGTGCCTTCAAATCGGTGGAAGAGCTCAAAAACGTCAAAGGCATCGGCGAGGGTATCTTCTCCAAACTGAAGGCCGAAGCAACCGTCGCGCCCGCACCTGCAAACTCAAAAGCTAAAAACGCCGTCCCATCACCTAAAAAATAA
- a CDS encoding SWIM zinc finger family protein, giving the protein MPRIHPLHLFPPHIAERGLLYFQQGKVRDVQKTSAGRYRAEVCGSENYSVWLKLDSDLYIKDGGCDCPYGWACKHMAALWYAVRAQTPDGQPDESDAQQPKKGGNPYRQQLSKIFSRTRYYDYYEAADLGFRLQNWLEDVAREGTEALQQALPLLIPRLQDAFEKADDSDGMLGDAMYMAIDLLEEAVMENVPKRLINFLDKCLDDSRYFDFSEAGNKIYQIRARIWRLRGEWQAWQDYVAKRLAATESGWEHEFWAFEGWQVLQAKGDTAAAQDYFRRHLHLPKFRKIAVEQAVGQQDWAEAERLLREGISIAEDEGTLGTLHKWKLQLFDVLKETGKNVREIAADLAFSTSLSLPHYEAWKATFSATEWPHEFNRLLARLSGQYSLQAEILEHDQEFDRLLALLQQHLSLYMMERFAPSFPEPYHDRIVACYLKIFEAEINKASNRNQYRQLFNQLKGLRRQYSAQRQAMEDFADEIRERYSEKPRRPALLEELDRAGF; this is encoded by the coding sequence CGGCAGGGCGTTATCGGGCGGAGGTGTGTGGTTCGGAAAACTATTCGGTATGGCTGAAGCTGGATAGTGATTTGTACATTAAGGATGGGGGCTGCGATTGTCCTTATGGCTGGGCGTGCAAGCATATGGCGGCGTTGTGGTATGCGGTGCGCGCTCAAACGCCGGATGGGCAGCCTGACGAATCTGACGCGCAGCAGCCTAAAAAGGGCGGCAATCCGTATCGGCAGCAGCTCTCCAAAATCTTTTCCCGAACCCGATATTATGATTACTACGAAGCCGCTGATCTGGGCTTCAGGCTGCAAAACTGGTTGGAAGATGTGGCGCGGGAGGGGACGGAGGCGTTGCAGCAGGCTTTGCCTCTGTTGATACCGCGTTTGCAGGATGCTTTTGAAAAGGCGGACGATTCCGACGGTATGTTGGGCGATGCTATGTATATGGCAATCGACCTGCTGGAAGAAGCGGTCATGGAAAACGTCCCAAAGCGTTTGATCAATTTTTTGGACAAATGCTTGGACGACAGCCGCTATTTTGATTTCTCGGAGGCAGGCAATAAAATCTACCAAATCCGCGCCCGAATCTGGCGACTGCGCGGCGAATGGCAGGCGTGGCAAGATTATGTGGCTAAACGTTTGGCTGCTACCGAGTCGGGTTGGGAACATGAATTTTGGGCATTCGAGGGTTGGCAGGTTTTGCAGGCGAAAGGCGATACTGCTGCCGCGCAGGATTATTTCAGACGACATCTGCACCTGCCGAAATTCAGAAAAATCGCGGTAGAACAAGCTGTCGGGCAGCAAGATTGGGCGGAAGCGGAGCGCCTCTTGCGCGAAGGCATCAGCATTGCCGAAGATGAAGGAACACTCGGCACACTGCACAAATGGAAGCTGCAACTTTTTGATGTATTAAAGGAAACCGGTAAAAATGTACGCGAAATCGCAGCAGATTTGGCGTTTTCCACCAGCCTTTCATTGCCGCATTACGAGGCATGGAAAGCCACGTTTTCCGCCACCGAATGGCCACATGAATTCAACCGCCTGCTTGCGCGCTTGTCGGGTCAATATTCGCTGCAAGCTGAAATATTGGAGCATGACCAGGAATTCGACCGGCTGCTTGCCCTATTGCAGCAACATCTTTCGTTGTACATGATGGAACGTTTTGCCCCGTCTTTTCCCGAGCCGTATCACGACCGAATCGTAGCTTGCTACCTGAAAATCTTTGAGGCTGAAATCAATAAGGCAAGCAACCGTAATCAATACCGCCAGCTCTTTAACCAATTAAAGGGCCTCCGCCGCCAATATTCCGCACAACGGCAGGCGATGGAAGACTTTGCCGACGAAATCAGGGAACGATATAGCGAAAAACCGCGCCGGCCTGCGCTGTTGGAAGAATTGGATCGGGCGGGGTTTTAG